In the genome of Doryrhamphus excisus isolate RoL2022-K1 chromosome 11, RoL_Dexc_1.0, whole genome shotgun sequence, one region contains:
- the LOC131138278 gene encoding actin filament-associated protein 1-like 1 isoform X3 — protein MDSERQSDVVERLVSELGALLKMLDHESISPATADKMASVRNILDALQVSVGKSDVYMNSCLYGNGTSFVESLFDHFADCDLQALSTSPVQQREHTEEEEETLPDKSRPTDTPPPLPATPLPEDYYEEAVPLHSGSAPQYFTTNMDPSRNSEEDAYYEDADNNYPTTRISGPPKNSYNDSDALSSSYESYEEEEEEAKARGPSQRWTADESPDGPVRDCRICAFLSRKKRFGQWAKQLVVVRDNKLQCYKSIKESTPHTELPLNLCKVIYVNKEGRKKRHELRFSLPGGEVLVLAVQSKEQAQRWLKVVQDAGSHCGNIDGLSGSTSPVVDRKLELDKADRQTSDSDSGPTADCQPATHGPGPGSGRNAGDTLTKGKRGAFSELTGSMSRAAGKKINQIITFSKRKAPSGHHDNPRCGYLSVCVGGVWKDRWCAVRAGSLYLQRDPGDQRPPVMVVPLRGSEVVPGGCGPKHPFSFRILQGSAELASLEASCSETLGRWLGVLFAETGNATLPEELHYDYIDVDTLTDIRHAARHSFLWATSAATGDSSTYDEVYESVEDEEEEEGRARGGQVRRHASFSSRDSEKTEQQAAIKRHASNVNQYGRYGKLRAEEDARRYLMQQEELEGQKEQLRHALISLRREKKDLKTSGVTDGVVERRLAQLEALCKQKEEERVELELRLTEVKDNLNKSLARGQLAPPTNATVSAKTQGSKLDKVYNDIIPVNSASELRKRPPSLYASSKGNVMQKAKEWESKTCT, from the exons CCACAGCAGACAAGATGGCGTCCGTACGCAACATCCTGGATGCGCTGCAGGTGTCAG TCGGCAAATCTGATGTTTACATGAACAGCTGTCTCTATGGCAACGGCACCAGCTTTGTCGAGTCTTTGTTTGACCACTTTG CAGACTGTGATCTCCAGGCGCTCAGCACCTCCCCTGTCCAGCAGAGGGAGCAcacggaggaagaggaggagacgcTTCCAGATAAATCG AGGCCCACTGATACGCCCCCTCCACTGCCTGCCACTCCCCTCCCTGAGGACTACTACGAGGAGGCCGTTCCTCTTCATTCAGGCTCTGCCCCCCAGTACTTCACCACCAACATGGACC CTTCCAGGAACTCAGAGGAAGACGCCTACTATGAAGATGCAGACAACAACTACCCAACCACTAGGATCAGTGGGCCTCCCAAAAACTCCT ATAACGACTCAGACGCTTTGAGCAGCTCCTATGAGTCgtacgaggaggaggaagaggaggccaaAGCACGGGGTCCTTCCCAGAGATGGACCGCTGATGAGAGTCCAGATGGGCCGGTCCGGGACTGCAGAATATGTGCTTTCTTGTCGCGGAAGAAGCGCTTTGGCCAGTGGGCCAAACAGCTGGTGGTGGTTCGAGACAACAAACTGCAG tgcTACAAGAGCATCAAGGAGAGCACGCCCCATACAGAGCTCCCCCTCAACCTGTGCAAAGTCATCTATGTCAACAAGGAGGGCCGCAAAAAGAGACACGAGCTGCGCTTTTCCCTGCCGGGTGGAGAGGTTCTGGTTCTGGCTGTGCAGAGCAAAGAGCAAGCCCAACGATGGCTCAAA GTGGTGCAAGATGCTGGCAGCCATTGTGGCAACATTGACGGCCTGAGTGGATCCACCTCTCCCGTAGTTGACAGAAAGCTGGAGCTGGACAAG GCTGACAGGCAGACGTCGGACTCGGACAGCGGACCAACAGCAGATTGTCAACCAGCCACACATGGACCAGGACCTGGGTCAGGACGGAATGCTGGCGACACACTGA CCAAAGGAAAACGGGGCGCCTTTTCAGAACTGACAGGATCGATGAGCCGAGCAGCCGGGAAGAAGATCAACCAAATCATTACCTTCTCCAAACGCAAGGCGCCGTCTGGTCACCATGACAACCCTCGCTGTG gctatCTGAGCGTGTGTGTGGGCGGAGTTTGGAAGGATCGCTGGTGCGCGGTGCGAGCAGGAAGTCTCTACCTGCAGAGGGACCCCGGCGACCAGCGGCCCCCTGTAATGGTGGTTCCCCTGAGAGGGAGTGAGGTGGTCCCGGGAGGGTGTGGCCCCAAACATCCCTTTTCCTTCCGCATCCTGCAGGGAAGCGCAGAGCTAGCGTCCTTGGAG GCCAGCTGCTCTGAGACATTGGGGCGCTGGCTGGGCGTCCTGTTTGCCGAAACGGGCAACGCCACGCTACCTGAGGAGCTTCACTACGACTACATCGACGTGGACACGCTGACGGACATACGCCATGCTGCCAGACACTCCTTCCT GTGGGCCACGTCCGCCGCCACCGGAGACTCCAGCACATATGATGAGGTTTATGAAAGTGTGGAG gatgaggaggaggaggagggcaggGCCAGAGGTGGCCAGGTGAGACGCCATGCCTCCTTTTCCAGTAGGGACTCTGAGAAGACAGAGCAACAGGCTGCCATCAAGAGACACGCCTCCA ACGTCAACCAGTACGGACGCTATGGGAAACTGCGGGCAGAGGAGGACGCCAGACGCTACCTGATGCAGCAGGAAGAGCTAGAGGGGCAGAAGGAGCAACTCAGACACGCCCTCATTTCCCTCCGCAGGGAGAAGAAGGACCTGAAGACAAGCGGCGTGACAG ATGGTGTGGTCGAGCGGCGGCTGGCTCAGCTGGAGGCACTATGTAagcaaaaggaggaggagagggtgGAGCTTGAGCTCCGACTGACTGAAGTCAAAGACAACCTCAACAAGTCACTGGCCAGGGGTCAACTAGCTCCACCCACCAACGCCACTGTCAGCGCCAAG acGCAGGGCAGCAAGTTGGACAAAGTTTACAATGACATCATTCCCGTCAATTCAGCGTCCGAGCTCCGCAAACGACCTCCGTCGCTTTACGCCTCCTCCAAGGGTAATGTCATGCAAAAGGCAAAg GAGTGGGAGTCAAAGACGTGCACATAG
- the LOC131138278 gene encoding actin filament-associated protein 1-like 1 isoform X1 — MDSERQSDVVERLVSELGALLKMLDHESISPATADKMASVRNILDALQVSVGKSDVYMNSCLYGNGTSFVESLFDHFADCDLQALSTSPVQQREHTEEEEETLPDKSRPTDTPPPLPATPLPEDYYEEAVPLHSGSAPQYFTTNMDPASRNSEEDAYYEDADNNYPTTRISGPPKNSYNDSDALSSSYESYEEEEEEAKARGPSQRWTADESPDGPVRDCRICAFLSRKKRFGQWAKQLVVVRDNKLQCYKSIKESTPHTELPLNLCKVIYVNKEGRKKRHELRFSLPGGEVLVLAVQSKEQAQRWLKVVQDAGSHCGNIDGLSGSTSPVVDRKLELDKADRQTSDSDSGPTADCQPATHGPGPGSGRNAGDTLTKGKRGAFSELTGSMSRAAGKKINQIITFSKRKAPSGHHDNPRCGYLSVCVGGVWKDRWCAVRAGSLYLQRDPGDQRPPVMVVPLRGSEVVPGGCGPKHPFSFRILQGSAELASLEASCSETLGRWLGVLFAETGNATLPEELHYDYIDVDTLTDIRHAARHSFLWATSAATGDSSTYDEVYESVEDEEEEEGRARGGQVRRHASFSSRDSEKTEQQAAIKRHASNVNQYGRYGKLRAEEDARRYLMQQEELEGQKEQLRHALISLRREKKDLKTSGVTDGVVERRLAQLEALCKQKEEERVELELRLTEVKDNLNKSLARGQLAPPTNATVSAKTQGSKLDKVYNDIIPVNSASELRKRPPSLYASSKGNVMQKAKEWESKTCT; from the exons CCACAGCAGACAAGATGGCGTCCGTACGCAACATCCTGGATGCGCTGCAGGTGTCAG TCGGCAAATCTGATGTTTACATGAACAGCTGTCTCTATGGCAACGGCACCAGCTTTGTCGAGTCTTTGTTTGACCACTTTG CAGACTGTGATCTCCAGGCGCTCAGCACCTCCCCTGTCCAGCAGAGGGAGCAcacggaggaagaggaggagacgcTTCCAGATAAATCG AGGCCCACTGATACGCCCCCTCCACTGCCTGCCACTCCCCTCCCTGAGGACTACTACGAGGAGGCCGTTCCTCTTCATTCAGGCTCTGCCCCCCAGTACTTCACCACCAACATGGACC CAGCTTCCAGGAACTCAGAGGAAGACGCCTACTATGAAGATGCAGACAACAACTACCCAACCACTAGGATCAGTGGGCCTCCCAAAAACTCCT ATAACGACTCAGACGCTTTGAGCAGCTCCTATGAGTCgtacgaggaggaggaagaggaggccaaAGCACGGGGTCCTTCCCAGAGATGGACCGCTGATGAGAGTCCAGATGGGCCGGTCCGGGACTGCAGAATATGTGCTTTCTTGTCGCGGAAGAAGCGCTTTGGCCAGTGGGCCAAACAGCTGGTGGTGGTTCGAGACAACAAACTGCAG tgcTACAAGAGCATCAAGGAGAGCACGCCCCATACAGAGCTCCCCCTCAACCTGTGCAAAGTCATCTATGTCAACAAGGAGGGCCGCAAAAAGAGACACGAGCTGCGCTTTTCCCTGCCGGGTGGAGAGGTTCTGGTTCTGGCTGTGCAGAGCAAAGAGCAAGCCCAACGATGGCTCAAA GTGGTGCAAGATGCTGGCAGCCATTGTGGCAACATTGACGGCCTGAGTGGATCCACCTCTCCCGTAGTTGACAGAAAGCTGGAGCTGGACAAG GCTGACAGGCAGACGTCGGACTCGGACAGCGGACCAACAGCAGATTGTCAACCAGCCACACATGGACCAGGACCTGGGTCAGGACGGAATGCTGGCGACACACTGA CCAAAGGAAAACGGGGCGCCTTTTCAGAACTGACAGGATCGATGAGCCGAGCAGCCGGGAAGAAGATCAACCAAATCATTACCTTCTCCAAACGCAAGGCGCCGTCTGGTCACCATGACAACCCTCGCTGTG gctatCTGAGCGTGTGTGTGGGCGGAGTTTGGAAGGATCGCTGGTGCGCGGTGCGAGCAGGAAGTCTCTACCTGCAGAGGGACCCCGGCGACCAGCGGCCCCCTGTAATGGTGGTTCCCCTGAGAGGGAGTGAGGTGGTCCCGGGAGGGTGTGGCCCCAAACATCCCTTTTCCTTCCGCATCCTGCAGGGAAGCGCAGAGCTAGCGTCCTTGGAG GCCAGCTGCTCTGAGACATTGGGGCGCTGGCTGGGCGTCCTGTTTGCCGAAACGGGCAACGCCACGCTACCTGAGGAGCTTCACTACGACTACATCGACGTGGACACGCTGACGGACATACGCCATGCTGCCAGACACTCCTTCCT GTGGGCCACGTCCGCCGCCACCGGAGACTCCAGCACATATGATGAGGTTTATGAAAGTGTGGAG gatgaggaggaggaggagggcaggGCCAGAGGTGGCCAGGTGAGACGCCATGCCTCCTTTTCCAGTAGGGACTCTGAGAAGACAGAGCAACAGGCTGCCATCAAGAGACACGCCTCCA ACGTCAACCAGTACGGACGCTATGGGAAACTGCGGGCAGAGGAGGACGCCAGACGCTACCTGATGCAGCAGGAAGAGCTAGAGGGGCAGAAGGAGCAACTCAGACACGCCCTCATTTCCCTCCGCAGGGAGAAGAAGGACCTGAAGACAAGCGGCGTGACAG ATGGTGTGGTCGAGCGGCGGCTGGCTCAGCTGGAGGCACTATGTAagcaaaaggaggaggagagggtgGAGCTTGAGCTCCGACTGACTGAAGTCAAAGACAACCTCAACAAGTCACTGGCCAGGGGTCAACTAGCTCCACCCACCAACGCCACTGTCAGCGCCAAG acGCAGGGCAGCAAGTTGGACAAAGTTTACAATGACATCATTCCCGTCAATTCAGCGTCCGAGCTCCGCAAACGACCTCCGTCGCTTTACGCCTCCTCCAAGGGTAATGTCATGCAAAAGGCAAAg GAGTGGGAGTCAAAGACGTGCACATAG
- the LOC131138278 gene encoding actin filament-associated protein 1-like 1 isoform X4 — MDSERQSDVVERLVSELGALLKMLDHESISPATADKMASVRNILDALQVSVGKSDVYMNSCLYGNGTSFVESLFDHFDCDLQALSTSPVQQREHTEEEEETLPDKSRPTDTPPPLPATPLPEDYYEEAVPLHSGSAPQYFTTNMDPSRNSEEDAYYEDADNNYPTTRISGPPKNSYNDSDALSSSYESYEEEEEEAKARGPSQRWTADESPDGPVRDCRICAFLSRKKRFGQWAKQLVVVRDNKLQCYKSIKESTPHTELPLNLCKVIYVNKEGRKKRHELRFSLPGGEVLVLAVQSKEQAQRWLKVVQDAGSHCGNIDGLSGSTSPVVDRKLELDKADRQTSDSDSGPTADCQPATHGPGPGSGRNAGDTLTKGKRGAFSELTGSMSRAAGKKINQIITFSKRKAPSGHHDNPRCGYLSVCVGGVWKDRWCAVRAGSLYLQRDPGDQRPPVMVVPLRGSEVVPGGCGPKHPFSFRILQGSAELASLEASCSETLGRWLGVLFAETGNATLPEELHYDYIDVDTLTDIRHAARHSFLWATSAATGDSSTYDEVYESVEDEEEEEGRARGGQVRRHASFSSRDSEKTEQQAAIKRHASNVNQYGRYGKLRAEEDARRYLMQQEELEGQKEQLRHALISLRREKKDLKTSGVTDGVVERRLAQLEALCKQKEEERVELELRLTEVKDNLNKSLARGQLAPPTNATVSAKTQGSKLDKVYNDIIPVNSASELRKRPPSLYASSKGNVMQKAKEWESKTCT; from the exons CCACAGCAGACAAGATGGCGTCCGTACGCAACATCCTGGATGCGCTGCAGGTGTCAG TCGGCAAATCTGATGTTTACATGAACAGCTGTCTCTATGGCAACGGCACCAGCTTTGTCGAGTCTTTGTTTGACCACTTTG ACTGTGATCTCCAGGCGCTCAGCACCTCCCCTGTCCAGCAGAGGGAGCAcacggaggaagaggaggagacgcTTCCAGATAAATCG AGGCCCACTGATACGCCCCCTCCACTGCCTGCCACTCCCCTCCCTGAGGACTACTACGAGGAGGCCGTTCCTCTTCATTCAGGCTCTGCCCCCCAGTACTTCACCACCAACATGGACC CTTCCAGGAACTCAGAGGAAGACGCCTACTATGAAGATGCAGACAACAACTACCCAACCACTAGGATCAGTGGGCCTCCCAAAAACTCCT ATAACGACTCAGACGCTTTGAGCAGCTCCTATGAGTCgtacgaggaggaggaagaggaggccaaAGCACGGGGTCCTTCCCAGAGATGGACCGCTGATGAGAGTCCAGATGGGCCGGTCCGGGACTGCAGAATATGTGCTTTCTTGTCGCGGAAGAAGCGCTTTGGCCAGTGGGCCAAACAGCTGGTGGTGGTTCGAGACAACAAACTGCAG tgcTACAAGAGCATCAAGGAGAGCACGCCCCATACAGAGCTCCCCCTCAACCTGTGCAAAGTCATCTATGTCAACAAGGAGGGCCGCAAAAAGAGACACGAGCTGCGCTTTTCCCTGCCGGGTGGAGAGGTTCTGGTTCTGGCTGTGCAGAGCAAAGAGCAAGCCCAACGATGGCTCAAA GTGGTGCAAGATGCTGGCAGCCATTGTGGCAACATTGACGGCCTGAGTGGATCCACCTCTCCCGTAGTTGACAGAAAGCTGGAGCTGGACAAG GCTGACAGGCAGACGTCGGACTCGGACAGCGGACCAACAGCAGATTGTCAACCAGCCACACATGGACCAGGACCTGGGTCAGGACGGAATGCTGGCGACACACTGA CCAAAGGAAAACGGGGCGCCTTTTCAGAACTGACAGGATCGATGAGCCGAGCAGCCGGGAAGAAGATCAACCAAATCATTACCTTCTCCAAACGCAAGGCGCCGTCTGGTCACCATGACAACCCTCGCTGTG gctatCTGAGCGTGTGTGTGGGCGGAGTTTGGAAGGATCGCTGGTGCGCGGTGCGAGCAGGAAGTCTCTACCTGCAGAGGGACCCCGGCGACCAGCGGCCCCCTGTAATGGTGGTTCCCCTGAGAGGGAGTGAGGTGGTCCCGGGAGGGTGTGGCCCCAAACATCCCTTTTCCTTCCGCATCCTGCAGGGAAGCGCAGAGCTAGCGTCCTTGGAG GCCAGCTGCTCTGAGACATTGGGGCGCTGGCTGGGCGTCCTGTTTGCCGAAACGGGCAACGCCACGCTACCTGAGGAGCTTCACTACGACTACATCGACGTGGACACGCTGACGGACATACGCCATGCTGCCAGACACTCCTTCCT GTGGGCCACGTCCGCCGCCACCGGAGACTCCAGCACATATGATGAGGTTTATGAAAGTGTGGAG gatgaggaggaggaggagggcaggGCCAGAGGTGGCCAGGTGAGACGCCATGCCTCCTTTTCCAGTAGGGACTCTGAGAAGACAGAGCAACAGGCTGCCATCAAGAGACACGCCTCCA ACGTCAACCAGTACGGACGCTATGGGAAACTGCGGGCAGAGGAGGACGCCAGACGCTACCTGATGCAGCAGGAAGAGCTAGAGGGGCAGAAGGAGCAACTCAGACACGCCCTCATTTCCCTCCGCAGGGAGAAGAAGGACCTGAAGACAAGCGGCGTGACAG ATGGTGTGGTCGAGCGGCGGCTGGCTCAGCTGGAGGCACTATGTAagcaaaaggaggaggagagggtgGAGCTTGAGCTCCGACTGACTGAAGTCAAAGACAACCTCAACAAGTCACTGGCCAGGGGTCAACTAGCTCCACCCACCAACGCCACTGTCAGCGCCAAG acGCAGGGCAGCAAGTTGGACAAAGTTTACAATGACATCATTCCCGTCAATTCAGCGTCCGAGCTCCGCAAACGACCTCCGTCGCTTTACGCCTCCTCCAAGGGTAATGTCATGCAAAAGGCAAAg GAGTGGGAGTCAAAGACGTGCACATAG
- the LOC131138278 gene encoding actin filament-associated protein 1-like 1 isoform X2, with the protein MDSERQSDVVERLVSELGALLKMLDHESISPATADKMASVRNILDALQVSVGKSDVYMNSCLYGNGTSFVESLFDHFDCDLQALSTSPVQQREHTEEEEETLPDKSRPTDTPPPLPATPLPEDYYEEAVPLHSGSAPQYFTTNMDPASRNSEEDAYYEDADNNYPTTRISGPPKNSYNDSDALSSSYESYEEEEEEAKARGPSQRWTADESPDGPVRDCRICAFLSRKKRFGQWAKQLVVVRDNKLQCYKSIKESTPHTELPLNLCKVIYVNKEGRKKRHELRFSLPGGEVLVLAVQSKEQAQRWLKVVQDAGSHCGNIDGLSGSTSPVVDRKLELDKADRQTSDSDSGPTADCQPATHGPGPGSGRNAGDTLTKGKRGAFSELTGSMSRAAGKKINQIITFSKRKAPSGHHDNPRCGYLSVCVGGVWKDRWCAVRAGSLYLQRDPGDQRPPVMVVPLRGSEVVPGGCGPKHPFSFRILQGSAELASLEASCSETLGRWLGVLFAETGNATLPEELHYDYIDVDTLTDIRHAARHSFLWATSAATGDSSTYDEVYESVEDEEEEEGRARGGQVRRHASFSSRDSEKTEQQAAIKRHASNVNQYGRYGKLRAEEDARRYLMQQEELEGQKEQLRHALISLRREKKDLKTSGVTDGVVERRLAQLEALCKQKEEERVELELRLTEVKDNLNKSLARGQLAPPTNATVSAKTQGSKLDKVYNDIIPVNSASELRKRPPSLYASSKGNVMQKAKEWESKTCT; encoded by the exons CCACAGCAGACAAGATGGCGTCCGTACGCAACATCCTGGATGCGCTGCAGGTGTCAG TCGGCAAATCTGATGTTTACATGAACAGCTGTCTCTATGGCAACGGCACCAGCTTTGTCGAGTCTTTGTTTGACCACTTTG ACTGTGATCTCCAGGCGCTCAGCACCTCCCCTGTCCAGCAGAGGGAGCAcacggaggaagaggaggagacgcTTCCAGATAAATCG AGGCCCACTGATACGCCCCCTCCACTGCCTGCCACTCCCCTCCCTGAGGACTACTACGAGGAGGCCGTTCCTCTTCATTCAGGCTCTGCCCCCCAGTACTTCACCACCAACATGGACC CAGCTTCCAGGAACTCAGAGGAAGACGCCTACTATGAAGATGCAGACAACAACTACCCAACCACTAGGATCAGTGGGCCTCCCAAAAACTCCT ATAACGACTCAGACGCTTTGAGCAGCTCCTATGAGTCgtacgaggaggaggaagaggaggccaaAGCACGGGGTCCTTCCCAGAGATGGACCGCTGATGAGAGTCCAGATGGGCCGGTCCGGGACTGCAGAATATGTGCTTTCTTGTCGCGGAAGAAGCGCTTTGGCCAGTGGGCCAAACAGCTGGTGGTGGTTCGAGACAACAAACTGCAG tgcTACAAGAGCATCAAGGAGAGCACGCCCCATACAGAGCTCCCCCTCAACCTGTGCAAAGTCATCTATGTCAACAAGGAGGGCCGCAAAAAGAGACACGAGCTGCGCTTTTCCCTGCCGGGTGGAGAGGTTCTGGTTCTGGCTGTGCAGAGCAAAGAGCAAGCCCAACGATGGCTCAAA GTGGTGCAAGATGCTGGCAGCCATTGTGGCAACATTGACGGCCTGAGTGGATCCACCTCTCCCGTAGTTGACAGAAAGCTGGAGCTGGACAAG GCTGACAGGCAGACGTCGGACTCGGACAGCGGACCAACAGCAGATTGTCAACCAGCCACACATGGACCAGGACCTGGGTCAGGACGGAATGCTGGCGACACACTGA CCAAAGGAAAACGGGGCGCCTTTTCAGAACTGACAGGATCGATGAGCCGAGCAGCCGGGAAGAAGATCAACCAAATCATTACCTTCTCCAAACGCAAGGCGCCGTCTGGTCACCATGACAACCCTCGCTGTG gctatCTGAGCGTGTGTGTGGGCGGAGTTTGGAAGGATCGCTGGTGCGCGGTGCGAGCAGGAAGTCTCTACCTGCAGAGGGACCCCGGCGACCAGCGGCCCCCTGTAATGGTGGTTCCCCTGAGAGGGAGTGAGGTGGTCCCGGGAGGGTGTGGCCCCAAACATCCCTTTTCCTTCCGCATCCTGCAGGGAAGCGCAGAGCTAGCGTCCTTGGAG GCCAGCTGCTCTGAGACATTGGGGCGCTGGCTGGGCGTCCTGTTTGCCGAAACGGGCAACGCCACGCTACCTGAGGAGCTTCACTACGACTACATCGACGTGGACACGCTGACGGACATACGCCATGCTGCCAGACACTCCTTCCT GTGGGCCACGTCCGCCGCCACCGGAGACTCCAGCACATATGATGAGGTTTATGAAAGTGTGGAG gatgaggaggaggaggagggcaggGCCAGAGGTGGCCAGGTGAGACGCCATGCCTCCTTTTCCAGTAGGGACTCTGAGAAGACAGAGCAACAGGCTGCCATCAAGAGACACGCCTCCA ACGTCAACCAGTACGGACGCTATGGGAAACTGCGGGCAGAGGAGGACGCCAGACGCTACCTGATGCAGCAGGAAGAGCTAGAGGGGCAGAAGGAGCAACTCAGACACGCCCTCATTTCCCTCCGCAGGGAGAAGAAGGACCTGAAGACAAGCGGCGTGACAG ATGGTGTGGTCGAGCGGCGGCTGGCTCAGCTGGAGGCACTATGTAagcaaaaggaggaggagagggtgGAGCTTGAGCTCCGACTGACTGAAGTCAAAGACAACCTCAACAAGTCACTGGCCAGGGGTCAACTAGCTCCACCCACCAACGCCACTGTCAGCGCCAAG acGCAGGGCAGCAAGTTGGACAAAGTTTACAATGACATCATTCCCGTCAATTCAGCGTCCGAGCTCCGCAAACGACCTCCGTCGCTTTACGCCTCCTCCAAGGGTAATGTCATGCAAAAGGCAAAg GAGTGGGAGTCAAAGACGTGCACATAG
- the LOC131138281 gene encoding fibroblast growth factor 13-like, whose amino-acid sequence MSRAAAIASSLIRQKRQAREREKATTCRGGGSPSKGANEHESSPLSVFSRVKLFGSRKKRKRRRPPEPQLKGIVTRLCSRHGYQLLMEPDGSVHGTKEEDSAYAVFNLIPVGLRVVAIQGVQSKLYLAMNSEGFLYTSEHFTPECKFKESVFENYYVTYSSMLYRQQASGRAWYLGLNKEGAIMKGNHVKKNKAAAHFIPKPLKVAMYREPSLHDLTELSRSGSATPTKSRSASAILNGGKTPSSNDLS is encoded by the exons ATGTCGCGCGCGGCCGCCATCGCCAGCTCGCTCATCCGCCAGAAGCGGCAGGCGCGTGAACGCGAGAAGGCGACCACGTGCCGCGGTGGCGGGAGTCCGAGCAAGGGCGCCAACGAGCACGAGTCCAGCCCGCTGAGCGTCTTCTCGCGTGTCAAGTTGTTTGGctcgaggaagaagaggaagaggaggcgacCACCAG AGCCCCAGCTGAAGGGCATTGTGACGCGGCTGTGCAGTCGTCATGGCTACCAGCTGCTGATGGAGCCTGATGGAAGCGTCCATGGCACCAAAGAAGAAGACAGCGCCTACG CCGTGTTCAACCTGATCCCTGTGGGTCTTCGTGTGGTGGCCATCCAGGGGGTCCAAAGTAAACTGTACCTGGCCATGAACAGCGAGGGCTTCCTCTACACTTCT GAGCACTTCACCCCCGAGTGCAAGTTCAAGGAGTCGGTGTTTGAGAACTACTATGTAACCTACTCGTCCATGCTGTACCGCCAGCAGGCGTCCGGCCGGGCCTGGTACCTGGGCCTCAACAAGGAGGGCGCTATCATGAAGGGCAACCACGTGAAGAAGAACAAAGCTGCAGCACACTTCATACCCAAACCTCTCAAAG tggcCATGTACAGAGAGCCGTCCCTCCACGACCTGACAGAGCTGTCACGCTCGGGCAGCGCAACGCCCACAAAAAGTCGCAGCGCTTCAGCTATACTTAACGGCGGGAAGACGCCCAGCAGCAATGACCTATCCTAG